A segment of the Pelecanus crispus isolate bPelCri1 chromosome Z, bPelCri1.pri, whole genome shotgun sequence genome:
GAATCAAACCTCACTGTAAACCTGTTTTATAGAAAACATTCACAAAGTACCATGCATTTCTCAGactgttgcatttattttgcatttatttattttcttgtcttcctgACCTCAGTTTGCCTCCTCTGATTAAAAGCAAACCTGTATCATCAGttacacaggaagaaaaacatatagCTATTACatgtttttccacagctgtagAAAAACTAAGATAGAGCTAACATATATTAGAAAAAACTAATAGCTATTAGAAGGAGCAACAGAACTTATAAAAATGGGGTCCTTCAACAGACCTGGAAGAATTCTACAAGCTGCCTTGATGGCAGCTGTTTTTATAGGGCTGCTGGAGAGTTCACCATTACCAAGTTAAGAGGTTTCAGAGTTTCATTTGGCACTACCTTCATGTAGCAATTTTGAGTAGAACTTTATTTTAGGATGGCACCTGTGATGGCTTTTAAAAACCTTACTGCTGACAGGGTCTTCTTTTCAATctcagagaaaagaagaaaaaaaaaaagatgctggcttacttcccccctccttccccaagaGTTAGCTGGCCCAGCTGGCTGAACAGGGCTCCTGACAGAGCCAAACTGCACTTGCAAAAGCCCATTACACAGTTCAGAACCAAAGACAAGACGTTTACAAGGTGCAGGGAAGAAACAGGGAAGGTGGTCCCCCCTTTTGATCTGCACTGGACCCTGTAACTTTTGGGCATCACAGTAAAAGCCAGGAAGCATACATTAGTACCATTACCGACCACACTGTGTCACTGTTTCACAGGGAGAACTTCTGCTCTTTGCtccatgtaaaataaaacagaaacaatgaaACCTGAGGACAAATAAATGAACTTTTATTTGCAATATTTATATATTCGGTTGCTACCACAGTGAAAGGGCCCTGCTACTGCGCTGCAGTCCTGCTTTAGcagcacaagcaaagcaaagcaatgctTTGTGGTACGACTCACTGCTCCCAGGTAATCTTCAGGTTTGGGGGTAGCTCTGCAGCGCACAGTTCATCAAACTTGGACACATCCTTCACAGGAGTGCTATAGAAATTCAAGACATCCTCAGCACTGCACATCAGGTGAAGCTGTGAATTGGGGACAGCATGACCAAGTTCTGCTGCCAGCTGAGCCAGGAGGCGATACTTTAACCTGTTTTCTTTGAGGGGTGTCTGCTGCCAATTGTCAGGAAGCGAGGGTCCAAAAATCTCCCTGACATGAGACTCAAGGCAGCTCTGTATATCCTCTGGAGGAAGATAGTTTCTGCTGCGTAGTGGGGGACAGATGAGGCTGGGTTCACTTTTCTCTTGATGAAGTATTTTGTCcgcttctatttctttttcctccttcctgttgacataagaaagaaatattttcagtcactGGGCTACTGAAGACTGAGTCAGAGCACATTTCTATTCATGGTCATTTAAGATTGAACTCAATCTAGCCTGTAGAGAGTTTATACACCCCAGGGACACAGCAGATCCATTATGCGTGCAAGAACAAAAGTGCACAGGCTAGACCTTTGGTTTTCCCCCAAATGCTGCTCACCACATAGGTTGTCTCTACATAGCGATCACCTGCCTAGCTTATTTTACTAGTCTGAGtgtaaaaagaattttaaacaggttaataatttctttttccagttacaGCTCCATTTTCTaatctgctgtgaaaaaaagggTAACAGAAAATAACCgctactgtggaaaaaattagTGCccacaagtaaaaaaaatacgATCACTAGTTTTAACTAGAAAATCGAAGCCTACCCCAAGTTATCTGACGTGCCCATATGCCACAATCTAGTTAACACCACAAGAACGGTTTCACCTAAAAAGTTATACAGAAACAACTGTCTTTCACTCCCACTGTAGTACCACCCTGAAACATCTCTTCTTCCACACCTAGCAACTTCCCTTACCAAAGCAGGTAAGagcattaaaaaacattaagcCTGCACCGCCACACGCGCCTGCCAGCAGTGCACCCTCGGCAGGGACGCGACGAGGGCGTTCGTCGCAGGCCCGGAGGCCTACGACCGGACGCGCTCCCGACTGCTCCCAGGCCCAGCACGGGGAGAGGGGTcgaaaaatccccaaaacacaGGACGGCAGCCAggacccccctcccccgccgtTACCTCAGGCCGCCCCAAAACGCCCTGCGCGCCGGAGTGCCGAGGCCCAGCCGCCGGCCCGCCAGCCGCAGCGCAGCAACCGCCGCCATGTTCCGGGGACGCCAAGCCGCTTCCCGGCAGCCGGCGAGGGAGTGACGTATTTCCGTCCCTCCCCGCACTGCCTCACGGGAACTGTAGTCCCGCCGCGCGCCGGCCGGTAACGGTCGACCCCGAATCGCCCCTTCCCAGTCCGGGGGGCATCGCCTCACCTGCCCCACGCAACCCGGTGAGGCTTGGCAACAGAGGGTGTGGAAGCAAAACAGCGTAAGGTAGGGACGTACGTCGTCACCGGCTGCGACTTCAGCGATCGCTGTGTGTATTTGCCGGTGAGAGACCGCGGGCAGCTGTCTCTGGGCGTTTTCGTCCCGTCTGTGGGGTGTGACGGCTGCTGGTGCTGTCAGCCAGGCCGTTTTCACAGCGAGTTTGTTCTCTAGGCCACGTTTCTGATCCGGGCACACAATTATGTGAGAATATAACTTtgcctatttttttaaaaggttgttCATTTTTAAGCGTGAGAAACAATGCTGCATCTGCACACAGCCTTGCTTTGATTCATGGTAGTACATTCACCAGACGTCTACCTGCTCTGGTCACGAGCGCCTCGGTCAAAGAGAAACATAAGGAGCCTGGGCACAGCTGCCAGCTGCATAAGGCACAGCACATGTGACAGACGTCTGGCAAAGGAGCAGGAATTATGCAGCAAAGCTACAGCTTTAGTTTTATGAAGTGTGAGAGGGTTTCTTTTGACAGTTTGGGGCAACATTTTTTCCACTCTCAAAAGAAGTGATCTACGTAGATCAGTAGATCTGCTTCTCATCAGGAACAGAGGTTTATTTGAAGTCAGGTGCATGGAGACCTACATGACCACAACCGAACCAGAAAGGAGGTGATGTTCCTGAGTCCGGTATCAGCCTCTCTGGAGTGTTTTTTGGCAAGTCCCTTGCTAGTCATTCATGATTGAGGTCAGGACAGAGTAAAGGCATGCATTAATTATGCAAGGATTGGACACATATGAAGGACTTCGGCTATTTATTGCCCGTGTGAAAGAATGGTTACTCATGAAAAGAACACAAGGAGGTTGAAGGGCAGTGATTTTCcctattttccctttccttccggcaggagcagcctgcagagctgggtggCTCCAGCTGCGCAGGCTTGGTCCCAGGTGGCCctgaaggggggtggggggttgggGCGGGTGTCTTCTGGGTTGCGTGGTCTTTGCTGGTTGGAAGGCTGCTCCAAGGTATCGCTAGTTGATTGGTGTAGTGTGTTGCCAGGCTAATGTTCTTGTATAACCTTACGTCTGCTATTTCTGccatttttgcctttctttcatAACAACTGTCTAATTGTGCTTTAGCTAACAAAGCTTACATCTCTAACAGGTACATAGTGACATACCAAAAAAGATCAAACTGTGGGCCAACATGCCTCCTTGCATGGTTTATGGTAATTACTGTGGAAAATGCCACCATAaaagtgctttggaaaaataGTCTTTGCACAGCACTACCTCAGCCTGTGCAACACTAACTCAGCGTGTAGCAGCCTTATCACACCAACCATGATTCTCCAGAGACATGAGAAGCTTCTGAAGGTTATGTTATTTATCCAAGTCCAGCGCACTGCTCACCACATGTCTCTCAAGTTTTCTTGGTGTCTGTCAGACTTCAGTCAGCACGATTAATGTCCCCAGCTCTACCACTATTGGATTATTTGCCTGTGATCTCCTCAGGGTTTCCCAAGCTCACCAGCAGTAACGCTTTGTGACTTTATCTTTGCATAGGCTACTGAAAACCACAGGTGTGAAAGAGACTGTAAAGTTTATACAGAATAAAGAATTGTGAGATAGAGATTACTTTTCCATTACCATTTTATTCCCATGATTGAAGACACAGTCAGGTTTTGTAATTCAGGATTTTGGCTGCAAAATCTGGTAATGGGCAAGGGTATGTATCTGAATTGCTAGGGAACTACTTAATCTGCCTACTATTCTGAGAACTAAGTTTAAAACAGAGGGAGAGTGGGTTCGCAGTTCATTGGCAGCTATTGTTTGTTGTATGGAAAGAATTCCCCTTCTGTGGAATGGGCAGATGAAACAAGAATATCCCCTTGGTAAATTGTGGGAGTGAAGGGTGGAGAGGAAGCTAATCCGTTTTATCTCCAGTTTCATTCAGGGTAAGGGAAATTaggtttctttggttttctttcatttctgaacaTCTTCCACCTTGTGAAGAGGGACAGGATGAAGGAAGGTTCCTGCACTATCAGTAGGTGTAGCTGGCAGTGAAAAGTGACTGCACGGCAGCTGTGTCAGTCTTCCCAGACACAACGTACTGTCCTCTGCAAGCCAAACTATtaatctgaaaaacaagaaggaaggggaaaccAGTTAGCTTGGAGTAAGACAGACAGATGTAGAAAGACAGCAGGAGTAACCAAGCAAGGCAGAAATCACAGAGTAACATCCCTGGTGAACGTGAAGCACCAGGAGGGGTGGGAACAAGAGAAGCCTTAGGAAGGTGACAGCATGTCTCCCTTCATGATGAGCAGCTCCTCTCTGCACTGGGGAGAGCCTTGTACCTGTGCCCGCTTGCGGAAGGCCTCCTGTGCAGCCTTCTTGTTCTCGCTTTTGCCAACCCAtgctgccagggcagaggctTGCAGGGCTCTCCCGTATGAAAAGGTCAGTTTCCAAGGCTTTGGCAGAGGGGACTGATTCATGGTGTTCAGGTTGACAGAAGCCTCCTCTTCACTCTGACCTCCCGACAGGAAGCAGATTCCTGCAAGAAAGAGGTTTTGAGGCTTAGAAACAGAGTGCTCCAGCCACCACAATCCCTGACCTTTATGTGCCAGAGGAGCAACTGCATCAGATGTAGGAGCAAGGCCAGCTAGAGTGACAGTGTGAGTGGATACATAGGAATGACTCGGGAATCACCAGGAACGGCAGCAGGAACGGTGCGCAGAAGAGTAGTGATAGTTGCTACAGCTACATCCTGAGAGCTGTATTTCTTGGGGCAGGAATGCCCAGCCGTCACCATGTTGGGTTTCAGCAGTGTCCCTTCCAGGTACACATGGTGGTCATTCAAGGCCTTGTAGACAGCAGCCAGAACCTGAAAACAGAAGGATTGAATACAGAGCTCTGCTCAAATCTTCACCGCAACCTGCTATGGAAAGACAGCTTTTTTCTTGGGAGTGTGAGAAGATCAAACTGAACTTTGCTTTCTCATGAAATTTACCACAGGGGTTGCAGCCCTAGAGACACAACTACTTTTGAGATGACCAGAATACCACTCTTCCTATTTACTGGATTTGTCCCTACAAACTGAAGTATTGAAAGAGGGGTAAGTGTTTTTGCTCCCAATCCGTCTTTTTAAGATTGAGAATGCTTATATTGGCAGTTTGAGTGGAAATCCAAAAGCGTGGATTCTACTCTCGTGTTTGCTATTAACTCATTATTTGACAGTGAGCAACTCATTTTTGTGATGCAGTTATGAAGTACCTTTTTGATCAAAACTCTCTGAGATCTGTGAACACAAACTCTGCATAAGATTAGCCACTGATTTgtgaaggggaggagaggggcaggagtCTCTTACCTTTTCTGTGACATACTGACAGCGCTGGAGATCATGGTCTCCATCAGGCAAGATTTCTGGCTCCACAATGGGCACCAAGCCatgctaagaaaagaaaaacagggaggGTTTTGGGAGTGTGGAAGAAAAACTGTCCTTTCTGTCTACCCTGACTTTGTTGGTATTCCTTCTTGCTGCGCTGCCCTTCTTCCTCATCTTTCCCAAAACCCTCACAGAGATCCACCTTTCAAGTTACCTGGAGTGTTATCACAGGAAACAGTGAGAAGGCAAAACAGCATCTTGGGAAAAGGTTGCTGGAGGGTAGATACCTGCTGGCAGATGCTGGCATAGCGTGCCAATGTGTTGGCATTCTCTTGGATGGCAAGTTGAGAAGGTGTTGTGCTGGTGATCTTCAGCACTGCACGCCACTTGCCAAAGTCAGCACcgtctttcttgtactgggcaCAGCGCTCAGCCAGTCCATCTAGCCCTGCAGATGAAAGAACAGTGCTTCACTGAGAGCAGTTCTTCAGGACATAGCTCTGAAAAGTACCATGACACCAGCCAAGACTGTGACTCGGGTGAGTCACCCCATGGCTTTTGCTGCACCAGTCATAGCTTAGGCTCCTTAGACCTCTCCTTACCTTGGATGGTGGTTTCTCCATTTGTTCCTGCTAGCGGTGCTGTGCCTTTATCCAGCTGTGGAGACCAGAAAAACAGGAAGGGTTACAGAGAGATGATCAGTTTCATCCTTATCTTCTTACCCATGGCTAGTCTGTCTTTGCAGGCCAACTCTGAGTAAAGTATGGGGCTGAACACGCTAAGGGTGCAAAGGAGGGAGATGTTGGagcaaaggggaagaaaaggagtgaATTGGGTAAGAGGAAGGGGCAATGTGTAGATGGCTGCAGGGAATGGTTTGAGAGCTCTGTCAGATGCGGAAAGGACTGGAATTAAGTTACTGTATAGAGGGATTTAATTGCAGTGAATGGTGAGTAGATGGGATTTGGTGGATGAAAAGTTCCTGCATCAATGCAAATGTGCCTCTGGTTAGTTGTACAAAACCAATGCAGAGAATGGTGGCAGAGATCCTCTAGtgattttaaaaccaaacacaaaaaagaaaaaaaaaagtgtttggcaGGAGAGAGTGCTGCCCCATATATAATTTTCACTGGAAACGGGGTTTGGAGTATGCTGCCAGCCAGACTTGTACAGATACTCACCTTTATTCCCACCACaatgcctttttctttgatGAGAGCTGGAAATGGCTTTCCACTGCTGTCTTTCTGATAAAGAGTCTCATGAAAGAGGATCACTCCCCCAATGTTCTGGTTGATGGAAGTGTCTGAAGAGAAGAGGATCTCTCGAAAAGCCCGACGATTCTCCTCTGTGTTCTCCACATTGATCCTCTGCAGCCTGTTCCCCATGGTACCTAGCAAGGTGGACAAAGGTCAGACAGAGAGGTATTAGGCTTGGCTAGCCTCCTGGTCCCAGTAGGTAGTAATTAACTGGGGCTTCAGCTCAGGGCTTTCCTTCTCAACCCACAGTTTGTCAACTTTTGTTGCTATAGATGCAACCCTGCCTGGCTGAGTTGTTCCTGCTCAGTCAAcagtttttaagtgtttttaattGACTCTGCTGATTTCAAAGATGAAGCAAACTTAAGAGAAGCAGTCTTGGGTACTGCTAATTGATCGCTATCCAGAACTCACCCACTGATTCATCTGCAGCTAAGATCCCCTTTCCTGAAGCCACAATCCGCTGAGCAATGTCTGAAAgagctttcttctgctctggAGACAGTGCTGGGAATTGATGAGTCATGTTGACTTACCTGTGGAAGAGAATTACTGTTACAAGCTGGGGGAGACTGTATACACAAACTGTGAACCAGAGACACCACTTTCTATATTTCTATAGGAGGGCTCTCGGTGCTTGTCTGGTCCATGTTATCATAGGCAAACGCCCAGAAATCCATTCAAGCTCTTCTTGCTTTGGTGTGTCTGGCAAAACTAGAAGAGAGAAATGCAGGAGGTACATCCTAACACATCCTTCCAGAACCAAAGTGGGAAAAACTCTGCATTTTACATGGATTTGCCTAGAGATGAAAGAAAGGTCAGTCTGTCATAAAAGTGTGCACCAACCTACAAGTATGCTAACTGCAGACTCTGCAAACTTCTTTGCTGAAGCACTTAAGACTTTAGTACCAATCAGAAGAATGCCAATTATCACAGGGTTCACCTTTACATGTTTCCTAACAATGTTCCTCTCCAGTTCCCTAGCCTCTGTTGGCAGTACTTGCTACTTTGTCTCGTTGCCTTTACATCCCCACCTCCTGCCTTGCCGTGTAATTCTATCCGCCCCACGGCTGCCTTTCAGAATCCTAGCACATTGCTTATGCTGTGTAAGAACCTGGGGGTTCAGAAGGCATCACCACCCATTTCTATCTTTTCACCTGTGGCAGAGGCTTACCAGCTGCAGATGCCCAGCACCTGAAATCCCGGTTCTATCTTGTTATGACAAAATGCTTGATCTTATTAAGATTGTATGGCATTAAGTTACAGATTCTCAGATCGTCTGAATAGTCCAAGTTACTTCCCTATGTATATAAGCCTGTAAGCCTCAGACATACTCTCTTCCCTCTATCATCTGCTGTAGCTAAAGCAACACCCATGTTTTTATCAGCAGATGGTAAATCCATGacatgaataattaaaaacaacacaaaagaTTTCAAATAACAAGTTTTCCTCCAGAGGTGCAGGCCTCTGGGCAGagtctgcattttctgttcccAAACTGAGCCTTAGAGGGGAGTGAGAACATACCATTTCCCATTTCACCATGTGCCAGAGATGGCCGGCAAATATGTCTCTCCATATAAGCACATATACAGGCAAATCCTCCACCTTCTTTCCCTGCACAATATTATATTGCCAGGGAATCCTTTTCTTGCCCTCCCTGCTGAAGGCCATAATGGGGAGAAAGGATCAGGGGTCTGGCTACTACTCGTGACAGGGTAACAGAGTTCTGTGCACCATGCCAAATGGTGGCAAAATTTTCTAGCAACAATGCCAACACAGTACTGTGACAACTAAAAATTCCTGTCTCTGATTTATAGTTGAAGGTACTTTGGTATTGGTAATGTTACTGTGCAAGATTCAAATGGCATTGTCTACCAGTACAGATCAATCAGATGCAGCATCCAGATGTCTGCTTTACCTTTTTGTGAGTTGTCTGAGACTAGAATTTGTCCTATGCAACTTATCAACAATGAGTCATTCTAGGTTTAGAGGGAATTTGAAGGCGTGCGTGATGAAGACTGCGTCAAATGAGGGAGGGTTCCCTCCTTTTCCAAGCGCTGAAATGCCTTGCTGTAGTCCTGTGAAAGCAGGCTTTGCTGAACTCTGCTCTCTGTATGCCAGGCTGTGGCCAGAGCTCTGGGAAGCATCCTTCTACAGCGGTGACAACTCCATCACTCCCAGCTGTTATCCTGGTTGGCTCACCTAAAAAAACTTGAAGAGCTATGGTTTATGCTGCATAGCTACTTAAGTTCACCTGTAACACTCCTTGTCCCTcacctgctttctgttttcagaaataggAAGCTGACTTCTTGTTATGATTACTGTAATAATAGTTTGTATTGTAAGCACTTCAGTCAAAACCATAGCATTGTTAAATAAATTGCTATGCAAAATGATGAGGAATCACTCCAGTAGTTCACAGTCTCTGTGGAGAAGACTGGAAAATTGTGATCTGGCAAGAATATGATCTTGTCCAAGGTCAAAGCTAATGAACTGCTAAATCAGTAAGGGGATTTCAGAGCTGCAGTTTGGAGGTATGCTACAGCATGAGTAGGTGTATCCAGATAATCTTTAATCCAGCTGGCAAAATGACAAGATCACCAGTCACTCAAGTTATGTTATTGTGGGTATACTTGCTCTCCAGCAATGCAATAAGCAGTGAGACTAATGTCTGTTGTATCTTGCTTGTTTCCAGTGTTTGCGTAAAGATAACAAGGAGACAGTTATCACTCAAAACCAGCCTGCAAAGCAAATTACCAAAATAAGGAAATATGAGTTTTCAGTGGATAATGCTGGTCCAAGTGAGTACTCTGAGAGACTGAAACAATACAGTGCAGTTCCACAATTATGAATTGGAAGACAGCAGATTAGTTCCAGTTTCCATGCAAGTATCTCACTGAGTGTGAAGGAGTAGGTGGAGATTTGCCAAAAGGCTCCCCAAAATGATCTGTAAGGCCATGGTGAGTGATTCCCAGCTACCCTGCTGAGCTACAAGGATGAATAAATGCACAGTGTTTCTAACTGAAATGATGAAGAAATGAGTACAAACGAGCAGTTGTAAAGCTAATGATAGCTCTAGGGTCCAGAATGTTCAAGGACCCTCGATTCgggactttatttttctgtgattctttcaTAAGGAGCATAATCCCTGAGGATCTTCCCTGTTGGATTCAGAAAGGGTGTCTCTGCTGTAAGGTACTGCTCTGAGTATTTAAAGGGGAGTGGAGGAGTCTTACACTTCAGTAACACTTCATACAGCCGCCTGGTAAAGAATAAGCTCCCACCACATCCACAGAAACTTTAATGTCCCCCCTTAAAGAGCTGGATATGTCATCTTACACGTCCTGAGGAAAAACAGTTGCATCCAGGCTGCCAAAGCTGCACAGCTCATTTCATTCTTCCAAGAACGAAGCCTATTTGCCTTATTATTCTgctttatttgtttcatttgacAACTTTTCCAGGCAGGAAAAAGCTCGAAGGAACTGTATTCTCAGTAACAGTATCTGCGTTGTCCCACCACTAAAGTTTTtcaagaagttttatttttatttactcattTTAGGCTGTGGGCTAGTATCATAGTGTCACAAGCTCACGTGATTTCACATTGATTTGACATTGTATGAATACGATGTATTCTTTTTGTGGTAACTGTTtacataacatttttaaaaagtggaagaaaaaaacaaaagaataaaactgcACAGAATGCACAAACTTGATGGCTACCTTGAGTGTTTGTCAGGCTTCAGCAGCTCCTTAGGCAAACAAAGTTCTTTTTTCAGCCCCCAGCCTGTGACCAGCAggaggtgggggtgggaggaaaggggacagcacaggtGTAAAAGTAAATATTGTATTGCTGAAGTCTCAAGTTTTTCTCAGCTACCACAATGGAGGACTGCAGGGGAAATATCTTCATGGATATCAGCACAAGCACTGCATCCTGTTAATATTAATAGTGAGAACCAAAGGGCAGAGGCAAGACGAACAGCAGAAGGAACAAACTGTTACATTCCACTTCAGGTCATCTTAGAAACATTAATACTTCATTGGCGTCTTTTCTTTCCAACCACCTCAAGTGACTGGCTTTTTCTAATCTTACAGAAAATCTCACCTGAGTCCTGGTTCGCAGACAGGAAAAGATTGGATTAgaatcttgtttttctgttgggtCTCTTCATTGCCTTCTTTTATAAAATTAGTTCCAAAAGTGCAGGACCAAACTCTCAAAGTATAGTTTGTATCCCCTGCATGTAGCTTTTCCTGTTCAGTTACTAGTAAACACAGCCCTTCAACATCATCTCTGACAGTTAGCAATACAAACCACATGTGCATGTCATTGCACTATGCACACAAGAGGTTCTGCTTCCAAAGAGCAGGTTTGAAGAACCAGAAGTTGCAtatataaatagataaatacaGTTGATAGGGAGAATGAAAAGTATTCAAAAATTTAGCCCATCACATGTAGGCACAGTGTTAACCTGACTGGATTTACTCCTCATTTACACTTGTACGCTTAGGAGAGACAGACACGTAATGAGTTATGCATCTTATATTCTCATTACAGTGGATAAATCTATTTATTGGCCTCACTTCTTTATGgacttccattaaaaaactATTTCTATGTAAGTCTGGTTACTTGGACATTG
Coding sequences within it:
- the MRPL50 gene encoding large ribosomal subunit protein mL50 isoform X1 — its product is MAAVAALRLAGRRLGLGTPARRAFWGGLRKEEKEIEADKILHQEKSEPSLICPPLRSRNYLPPEDIQSCLESHVREIFGPSLPDNWQQTPLKENRLKYRLLAQLAAELGHAVPNSQLHLMCSAEDVLNFYSTPVKDVSKFDELCAAELPPNLKITWEQ
- the MRPL50 gene encoding large ribosomal subunit protein mL50 isoform X2, which produces MGTSDNLGKEEKEIEADKILHQEKSEPSLICPPLRSRNYLPPEDIQSCLESHVREIFGPSLPDNWQQTPLKENRLKYRLLAQLAAELGHAVPNSQLHLMCSAEDVLNFYSTPVKDVSKFDELCAAELPPNLKITWEQ
- the ALDOB gene encoding fructose-bisphosphate aldolase B; the protein is MTHQFPALSPEQKKALSDIAQRIVASGKGILAADESVGTMGNRLQRINVENTEENRRAFREILFSSDTSINQNIGGVILFHETLYQKDSSGKPFPALIKEKGIVVGIKLDKGTAPLAGTNGETTIQGLDGLAERCAQYKKDGADFGKWRAVLKITSTTPSQLAIQENANTLARYASICQQHGLVPIVEPEILPDGDHDLQRCQYVTEKVLAAVYKALNDHHVYLEGTLLKPNMVTAGHSCPKKYSSQDVAVATITTLLRTVPAAVPGICFLSGGQSEEEASVNLNTMNQSPLPKPWKLTFSYGRALQASALAAWVGKSENKKAAQEAFRKRAQINSLACRGQYVVSGKTDTAAVQSLFTASYTY